From the Prunus dulcis chromosome 4, ALMONDv2, whole genome shotgun sequence genome, one window contains:
- the LOC117626383 gene encoding uncharacterized protein LOC117626383, with product MACFVPFNNRNLDISIFVFRPTVVLVDDLLNALKQFSLCTESLGCVQSSILQSIHGNMIIWFGAWLKRSCENKDSLTASLLSMLTNMSSMAILLEHSFFDAYAGESRDGSCAAKFCRGDTVSMSTAVVNGGDMNNVSYACLAMFKSGFQKMEGVAAGVCLKCQTKPRIASLFVWKSLQCCYSWILNSDQRKAMLPYLESVSIEIKYDIFRVVYVSGDNDLKFQFFYPPHQMLEQTTGGEGKEEGHLMQSTSIV from the exons ATGGCATGCTTTGTGCCTTTCAACAACAGGAATTTGGACATAAGTATCTTCGTGTTCAGACCAACTGTTGTGCTGGTTGATGACCTTCTTAATGCCCTCAAACAATTCTCTTTGTGCACTGAGTCTCTTGGCTGTGTACAAAGCTCCATCTTGCAGAGCATCCATGGAAATATG ATCATATGGTTTGGAGCATGGCTGAAGAGATCTTGTGAAAACAAGGACTCATTGACTGCAAGCCTC CTCTCAATGTTAACGAACATGTCGAGCATGGCTATCTTACTCGAACACTCCTTCTTTGATGCATACGCCGGAGAATCAAGAGACGGGTCTTGTGCTGCAAAATTTTGCAGAGGTGACACGGTGTCAATGAGCACAGCGGTTGTCAATGGCGGCGACATGAACAACGTCTCTTACGCATGCTTAGCAATGTTCAAGTCCGGTTTCCAGAAGATGGAAGGCGTGGCTGCCGGTGTTTGCTTGAAATGCCAAACCAAGCCAAGAAttgcttctctttttgtgTGGAAGTCTCTGCAATGTTGTTACTCATGGATTCTAAATTCAGACCAGAGAAAAGCAATGCTGCCCTATCTCGAAAGCGTGTCAATTGAGATTAAGTACGACATCTTTCGAGTGGTGTATGTCAGTGGTGACAATGATCTCAAGTTTCAGTTCTTCTATCCTCCTCATCAAATGTTGGAACAAACAACTGGAGGAGAAGGCAAAGAAGAAGGGCATCTCATGCAAAGCACTTCCATAGTATga
- the LOC117626375 gene encoding uncharacterized protein LOC117626375 isoform X2, with protein sequence MEYERIHKVQTGIISPSKLRMKLMGPHHHRKKDGSNSNSSRTSPSKLDDSEFFKNSLLDPMNGDEEVASSSLEVLSTNLSSEPALDLRESDQTSCQMKESLPQENGDAIRVRLQQCTKGDSGSSSAIHPMRAVEDENLDYDSNASSSSFEFHKGEKSVHKHISRALSRTMPSKWNDAEKWIMNKQIVQANFPRKSALQNQTIRLPVTNMVRVAPESANYDYKLNGRVADTKRVDFCQPASHIGFDKFSFVPSVPQSSSGQACGNALIDASSQSKDLMEVGHRNFPCSKSTVENNTGTAAIRSVSMRDMGTEMTPIPSQEPSRTATPEGATTPLRSPTSSIPSTPRSGAPAPTPTTDGEAQPRVENNKKQLSEEELKLKTRREIVELGVQLGKMNIAAWASKDEQEKKSAAEKIDMAEVEQVEFEKRAAAWEEVEKSRHTARYKRDEIKIQAWECQQKAKLEAEMRRIE encoded by the exons ATGGAGTACGAGAGGATACACAAAGTTCAG acTGGTATTATTTCCCCCAGTAAGCTGAGGATGAAGCTCATGGGGCCTCACCATCATAGAAAGAAGGATGGATCAAACAGTAACTCCTCAAGAACTTCTCCTTCCAAGCTTGATGATTCCGAGTTTTTCAAAAACAGCTTGTTAGACCCCATGAATGGAGACGAGGAAG TTGCATCTTCCAGTTTAGAAGTTCTGTCTACAAATTTGTCTAGTGAACCGGCATTGGACCTGAGAGAAAGTGATCAAACTTCTTGCCAAATGAAGGAGTCATTGCCACAAGAAAATGGTGATGCCATTCGTGTTAGATTGCAACAATGTACAAAGGGTGACAGTGGTAGTTCAAGTGCAATTCATCCCATGAGAGCAGTGGAAGATGAAAATCTTGACTATGATAGTAATGCTAGTTCATCcagttttgaatttcataAAGGGGAGAAGTCAGTACATAAGCACATTTCAAGAGCACTCTCAAGAACTATGCCATCTAAGTGGAATGATGCTGAGAAATGGATAATGAATAAGCAAATTGTACAAGCTAATTTTCCTAGAAAGAGTGCTTTACAAAACCAAACAATTCGGTTGCCGGTGACAAATATGGTGAGGGTGGCTCCGGAGTCTGCTAATTATGATTATAAGCTAAATGGAAGAGTTGCAGACACAAAGCGGGTCGATTTCTGTCAGCCTGCATCACATATTGGATTCGATAAATTCTCTTTTGTTCCTTCTGTACCTCAATCGAGTTCAGGTCAAGCTTGTGGGAATGCTTTGATTGATGCGTCCTCACAAAGTAAAGATTTAATGGAAGTGGGCCACAGGAATTTTCCCTGTTCAAAGAGTACTGTCGAAAATAACACAG GCACTGCTGCCATAAGATCAGTCTCAATGAGAGATATGGGAACAGAAATGACACCTATCCCAAGTCAAGAGCCTTCAAGGACTGCTACTCCTGAAGGGGCAACAACCCCACTCCGCAGCCCAACTTCTTCAATCCCGTCAACTCCTCGAAGTGGTGCACCAGCTCCCACACCTACCACTGATGGGGAAGCACAGCCACGAGTTGAAAACAACAAGAAACAATTGTCAGAAGAAGAATTAAAGCTCAAGACAAGGAGGGAGATTGTAGAACTAGGTGTTCAGCTTGGTAAGATGAACATTGCTGCTTGGGCAAGTAAAGATGAGCAGGAGAAAAAATCTGCTGCTGAAAAAATTGATATGGCGGAAGTTGAGCAGGTTGAATTTGAAAAACGTGCAGCTGCATGGGAGGAAGTTGAGAAATCTAGACATACTGCAAG ATATAAGCGTGatgaaatcaaaatccaaGCATGGGAATGTCAGCAGAAGGCAAAACTAGAAGCAGAGATGCGGAGAATAGAG TGA
- the LOC117626375 gene encoding uncharacterized protein LOC117626375 isoform X1, whose product MEYERIHKVQTGIISPSKLRMKLMGPHHHRKKDGSNSNSSRTSPSKLDDSEFFKNSLLDPMNGDEEVASSSLEVLSTNLSSEPALDLRESDQTSCQMKESLPQENGDAIRVRLQQCTKGDSGSSSAIHPMRAVEDENLDYDSNASSSSFEFHKGEKSVHKHISRALSRTMPSKWNDAEKWIMNKQIVQANFPRKSALQNQTIRLPVTNMVRVAPESANYDYKLNGRVADTKRVDFCQPASHIGFDKFSFVPSVPQSSSGQACGNALIDASSQSKDLMEVGHRNFPCSKSTVENNTGTAAIRSVSMRDMGTEMTPIPSQEPSRTATPEGATTPLRSPTSSIPSTPRSGAPAPTPTTDGEAQPRVENNKKQLSEEELKLKTRREIVELGVQLGKMNIAAWASKDEQEKKSAAEKIDMAEVEQVEFEKRAAAWEEVEKSRHTARYKRDEIKIQAWECQQKAKLEAEMRRIEAQVEQMRSQAQSKMVKKIALARQRSEEKRAAAEAKKNQNAEKTAAQAEYIRQTGRMPSSHYICCGWLS is encoded by the exons ATGGAGTACGAGAGGATACACAAAGTTCAG acTGGTATTATTTCCCCCAGTAAGCTGAGGATGAAGCTCATGGGGCCTCACCATCATAGAAAGAAGGATGGATCAAACAGTAACTCCTCAAGAACTTCTCCTTCCAAGCTTGATGATTCCGAGTTTTTCAAAAACAGCTTGTTAGACCCCATGAATGGAGACGAGGAAG TTGCATCTTCCAGTTTAGAAGTTCTGTCTACAAATTTGTCTAGTGAACCGGCATTGGACCTGAGAGAAAGTGATCAAACTTCTTGCCAAATGAAGGAGTCATTGCCACAAGAAAATGGTGATGCCATTCGTGTTAGATTGCAACAATGTACAAAGGGTGACAGTGGTAGTTCAAGTGCAATTCATCCCATGAGAGCAGTGGAAGATGAAAATCTTGACTATGATAGTAATGCTAGTTCATCcagttttgaatttcataAAGGGGAGAAGTCAGTACATAAGCACATTTCAAGAGCACTCTCAAGAACTATGCCATCTAAGTGGAATGATGCTGAGAAATGGATAATGAATAAGCAAATTGTACAAGCTAATTTTCCTAGAAAGAGTGCTTTACAAAACCAAACAATTCGGTTGCCGGTGACAAATATGGTGAGGGTGGCTCCGGAGTCTGCTAATTATGATTATAAGCTAAATGGAAGAGTTGCAGACACAAAGCGGGTCGATTTCTGTCAGCCTGCATCACATATTGGATTCGATAAATTCTCTTTTGTTCCTTCTGTACCTCAATCGAGTTCAGGTCAAGCTTGTGGGAATGCTTTGATTGATGCGTCCTCACAAAGTAAAGATTTAATGGAAGTGGGCCACAGGAATTTTCCCTGTTCAAAGAGTACTGTCGAAAATAACACAG GCACTGCTGCCATAAGATCAGTCTCAATGAGAGATATGGGAACAGAAATGACACCTATCCCAAGTCAAGAGCCTTCAAGGACTGCTACTCCTGAAGGGGCAACAACCCCACTCCGCAGCCCAACTTCTTCAATCCCGTCAACTCCTCGAAGTGGTGCACCAGCTCCCACACCTACCACTGATGGGGAAGCACAGCCACGAGTTGAAAACAACAAGAAACAATTGTCAGAAGAAGAATTAAAGCTCAAGACAAGGAGGGAGATTGTAGAACTAGGTGTTCAGCTTGGTAAGATGAACATTGCTGCTTGGGCAAGTAAAGATGAGCAGGAGAAAAAATCTGCTGCTGAAAAAATTGATATGGCGGAAGTTGAGCAGGTTGAATTTGAAAAACGTGCAGCTGCATGGGAGGAAGTTGAGAAATCTAGACATACTGCAAG ATATAAGCGTGatgaaatcaaaatccaaGCATGGGAATGTCAGCAGAAGGCAAAACTAGAAGCAGAGATGCGGAGAATAGAG GCTCAAGTTGAACAAATGAGATCACAAGCTCAATCCAAGATGGTAAAGAAGATAGCGTTAGCTAGGCAAAGATCCGAAGAGAAACGAGCAGCAGCTGAAGccaagaaaaatcaaaacgcAGAAAAAACCGCGGCTCAAGCAGAATACATCCGCCAGACTGGACGAATGCCATCATCTCATTACATTTGTTGTGGTTGGTTGTCATAA
- the LOC117626371 gene encoding auxin response factor 6, with product MRLSSAGFSPQSQEGEKRVLNSELWHACAGPLVSLPAVGSRVVYFPQGHSEQVAASTNKEVDAHIPNYPSLPPQLICQLHNVTMHADVETDEVYAQMTLQPLSPQEQKDGYLPAGLGNPNKQPTNYFCKTLTASDTSTHGGFSVPRRAAEKVFPPLDFSQQPPAQELIARDLHDNEWKFRHIFRGQPKRHLLTTGWSVFVSAKRLVAGDSVLFIWNEKNQLLLGIRRANRPQTVMPSSVLSSDSMHLGLLAAAAHAAATNSRFTIFYNPRASPSEFVIPLTKYIKAVYHTCISVGMRFRMLFETEESSVRRYMGTITGISDLDPRWPNSHWRSVKVGWDESTAGERQPRVSLWEIEPLTTFPMYPSPFPLRLKRPWPPGLPSFHGIRDDDLGMNSQLMWLRGDNENRGIQSLNFPGIGVTPYMQPRLDASMIGLQTDMYQAMAAAALQEMRAVDPSRPLPTSLLQFQQPQSLPSRSTALMHPHMVHESQSQQAFLQSVQENHRQSQPQTQSQSHLLQQQLQHQNSFSNQQQLVDHQQIPSAVPTMTHFSSASQSQSPSLQVATSLCQQQSFSDSNGNPATSTILSPLHSLMGSFPQDEPSHLLNLPRTNQLISSGAWPSKRAAIEPLLSSGVSQCVLPHVEQLGPPQTTISQNSISLPPFPGRECSIDQEGSTDPQSHLLFGVNIESSSLLMQNGMSNLRGVGSDSDSTTMHFPPNYLSTTGTDFSLNPAVTPSSCIDESGFLQSPENVGHGNPLNNNFVKVYKSGSFGRSLDITKFSSYHELRGELARMFGLEGELEDPVRSGWQLVFVDRENDVLLLGDDPWPEFVNSVWCIKILSPHEVQQMGKRGLDLLKSVPTQRLSNNSCDDYGSRQDSRNLSGITSVGSLEY from the exons ATGAGGCTCTCATCTGCTGGTTTTAGTCCTCAATCCCAGGAAG GGGAGAAGAGAGTTTTGAATTCTGAACTGTGGCATGCTTGTGCGGGTCCTCTTGTTTCTTTACCGGCTGTTGGGAGCCGTGTAGTTTATTTTCCTCAAGGTCACAGTGAACAG GTTGCTGCATCAACCAACAAGGAAGTGGATGCCCATATCCCCAACTACCCAAGCTTACCTCCACAACTTATCTGTCAACTCCACAATGTGACAATGCAT GCCGATGTTGAGACGGATGAAGTATATGCACAGATGACCTTGCAACCGCTAAGTCCG CAAGAGCAAAAGGATGGGTACCTCCCAGCAGGGTTGGGCAACCCAAACAAACAGCcaacaaattatttttgtaaaacCTTGACAGCCAGTGACACAAGTACCCATGGTGGTTTCTCTGTTCCTCGTCGGGCAGCTGAAAAAGTGTTTCCTCCATTG GATTTCTCCCAACAACCGCCAGCACAAGAGTTAATTGCGAGGGATCTTCATGATAATGAATGGAAGTTTAGACACATTTTTCGTG gCCAGCCCAAAAGGCACCTCCTTACGACAGGGTGGAGTGTCTTTGTGAGTGCTAAAAGACTTGTTGCTGGAGATTCAGTTCTTTTCATCTG GAATGAAAAGAATCAACTACTCCTTGGTATCCGGAGAGCTAACCGACCACAAACTGTGATGCCTTCATCAGTTTTATCAAGTGACAGCATGCACTTGGGACTTCTTGCTGCCGCAGCTCACGCAGCTGCAACAAATAGTCGTTTCACCATATTTTATAATCCAAG GGCTAGCCCATCAGAGTTCGTTATTCCGCTGACCAAGTACATCAAAGCAGTCTATCATACTTGCATTTCTGTTGGGATGCGTTTTCGAATGTTGTTCGAAACAGAAGAATCAAGTGTCCGCCG CTACATGGGAACAATAACTGGCATAAGTGACCTAGATCCTCGGTGGCCTAATTCACATTGGCGCTCAGTCAAG GTGGGTTGGGATGAATCCACAGCTGGGGAGAGGCAGCCAAGAGTTTCACTGTGGGAGATTGAGCCATTAACAACATTCCCCATGTATCCATCTCCGTTCCCACTTAGGCTTAAGCGACCGTGGCCACCTGGACTACCCTCTTTCCATG GTATCAGGGATGATGATCTTGGCATGAATTCTCAACTTATGTGGCTTCGAGGAGATAATGAAAACCGTGGAATCCAATCTCTGAACTTTCCTGGCATTGGAGTCACACCATATATGCAGCCAAGGCTTGATGCCTCCATGATTGGCTTGCAAACAGACATGTACCAAGCTATGGCTGCTGCTGCACTTCAAGAGATGAGGGCAGTAGATCCTTCCAGACCGCTTCCTACATCCCTTCTGCAGTTCCAGCAACCCCAAAGCCTACCTAGCAGGTCTACTGCCTTGATGCATCCCCATATGGTGCATGAATCTCAATCTCAACAAGCCTTTCTCCAAAGTGTTCAGGAAAACCATCGTCAGTCACAGCCTCAGACTCAATCTCAGTCGCACCTTCTTCAGCAGCAACTGCAGCATCAGAATTCTTTCAGTAACCAACAGCAGCTAGTTGATCATCAGCAGATTCCAAGTGCTGTCCCTACCATGACTCATTTTTCTTCTGCCTCTCAATCCCAGTCACCGTCTTTGCAAGTCGCCACCTCACTATGCCAGCAACAGAGTTTTTCTGATTCTAATGGGAACCCTGCAACCAGCACCATTTTATCTCCCTTGCACAGTCTCATGGGTTCATTTCCACAGGATGAACCATCCCACCTTCTCAACCTGCCTAGAACCAATCAATTAATATCATCTGGCGCATGGCCATCTAAGCGGGCTGCAATTGaacctcttctttcttctggAGTTTCTCAATGTGTTCTGCCCCATGTGGAACAGTTGGGACCTCCCCAGACTACCATATCTCAGAATTCTATTTCGTTGCCACCGTTTCCTGGGAGAGAGTGCTCAATAGACCAAGAAGGGAGCACTGATCCACAAAGCCATCTTTTATTTGGTGTCAATATAGAGTCCTCATCTCTTCTAATGCAGAATGGGATGTCAAACCTTAGAGGAGTTGGCAGCGATAGTGACTCTACAACCATGCATTTTCCTCCAAATTACTTGAGTACTACAGGCACTGATTTTTCACTTAATCCAGCAGTTACACCTTCCAGTTGCATTGATGAATCAGGTTTCCTGCAGTCTCCAGAAAATGTGGGCCATGGAAACCCACTAAACAATAATTTTGTTAAG GTTTACAAGTCAGGGTCCTTTGGGAGGTCACTGGATATCACCAAGTTCAGCAGCTACCATGAGCTGCGCGGTGAGCTTGCTCGTATGTTTGGCCTTGAAGGCGAGTTGGAGGACCCTGTGAGATCAGGCTGGCAGCTTGTATTTGTTGACCGGGAGAATGATGTTCTTCTCCTCGGGGATGACCCCTGGCC GGAGTTTGTAAATAGTGTGTGGTGTATCAAAATACTCTCACCACATGAAGTGCAGCAAATGGGAAAACGAGGCCTAGACCTTCTAAAGTCAGTCCCAACTCAGAGGCTCTCAAACAATAGTTGCGACGACTATGGAAGCCGGCAGGACTCAAGAAATTTGAGTGGGATAACATCCGTGGGGTCACTCGAGTATTGA